The Parambassis ranga chromosome 1, fParRan2.1, whole genome shotgun sequence genome includes a region encoding these proteins:
- the fbxo10 gene encoding F-box only protein 10 isoform X3, which produces MEVGSLPVELWRVILAYLPLPDLGRCCQVCRAWRELILSLDKTRWKQLCLRCPECRHPNWPSRPHMEPPSWREALKQHAIATRTWTQNGPELQSTACLIFFRRRKDRRVWHVGPGCEFETLRGALGVVGPYDRVVLHPGVYEEQAEVTLKVPVELVGLGRLGEVALLVCMEQQCPTARLCNLVFMPPWFSTVVYKTSWGHVQIDNCNFEGAQLQVRGPGTCQARFCSFSQGSSVQLLGVVLSLLDSCDFSGSDTASVTVEGPPVFEKNWACKHMAALARTFPSCGMSAHNSSPKGPQAGFTGGPQHLDAHLKKEHVSMEDWKRRTGVDAVCQGTIIEDGWSEGEHSEVEEENHDGGGTNNIKKQFTLDYKIPFDNHGLSHLLKHQPDGSLPLASSPDPPSVTPELLTLQQELDRDPDSHMLAVSTRGCILTRCLFRDGKGGLHMSNFGQARLEENVFRGLNYAVRCIQNSIIVMLRNEVCECRASGVFLRLSAEGLIAENNIHSNGEAGLDIRKGANPTVVCNKIHSGLRSGVVVLGNGKGAIRSNQIYNNKEAGVYILFSGNPVVSGNHIFQGLAAGIAINENGRGIITENVIRENQWGGVDIRRGGDPILKNNYICYGYSDGVVVGERGRGVIEGNHVYCNKGCGVWVMSSSLPQLLGNYIIHNCMYGLAVFCRKDPENIEAREGNWAGQEGIGGDGISGERREGEGREGQENFNDEGELFAWESDLDSEDERHSARRSISVALVESNCISYNGAVGLYVKSSEALNVFANLVNSNHGPGIAVLQSSQLTRLVANCILENGRGGVTVEKDCRVELRGNGIYGNSGHGVSFCGNGQIVENDVIGNLGYGIQVSGSVDIKVLRNRVQPAQGCAISVLGPVKGVVHDNLLFQGHPGSKKTLLHMDLCNESCVLRNNSIQGHNNRRYNCCFYNTFALNYTKCKCSAVLTQICSSPF; this is translated from the exons ATGGAGGTGGGCAGCCTCCCCGTGGAGCTGTGGAGGGTTATCTTAGCCTACCTTCCTCTGCCTGACCTGGGCCGCTGCTGCCAGGTGTGCCGTGCCTGGAGGGAGCTCATCCTCTCTCTTGACAAAACCCGCTGGAAGCAGCTCTGCCTGCGATGCCCTGAGTGCCGACATCCCAACTGGCCTAGTCGGCCCCATATGGAGCCCCCATCCTGGAGAGAAGCCCTGAAGCAGCACGCCATCGCCACCCGCACCTGGACTCAAAATGGGCCAGAGCTCCAGTCCACCGCCTGCCTCATCTTTTTCCGTCGTCGGAAAGACCGCAGAGTTTGGCATGTGGGGCCTGGGTGTGAGTTTGAGACCCTGCGTGGGGCCCTTGGGGTTGTGGGGCCATATGACCGTGTGGTTCTCCACCCAGGGGTGTATGAGGAGCAGGCTGAGGTGACGCTGAAGGTGCCTGTTGAGCTGGTTGGGCTCGGACGACTTGGTGAAGTGGCCCTCCTGGTATGTATGGAGCAGCAGTGCCCCACTGCCAGGCTCTGTAATCTGGTGTTCATGCCACCGTGGTTCTCCACTGTGGTGTACAAG ACATCCTGGGGTCATGTCCAAATAGATAACTGCAACTTTGAAGGAGCCCAGCTGCAGGTTCGCGGTCCAGGAACTTGCCAGGCTCGGTTTTGTTCCTTCTCACAGGGCAGCTCTGTCCAATTGTTGGGTGTCGTTCTCAGTTTATTAGACAGCTGTGACTTCTCAGGAAGTGACACAGCTTCAGTGACTGTGGAAGGTCCCCCGGTGTTCGAAAAAAACTGGGCTTGTAAACACATGGCTGCCCTGGCTAGAACGTTTCCCTCTTGTGGCATGTCTGCACATAACAGCTCTCCTAAAGGACCTCAGGCTGGTTTTACAGGTGGACCTCAACATCTGGATGCCCATTTGAAAAAGGAGCATGTGAGCATGGAGGACTGGAAGAGAAGGACAGGAGTAGATGCTGTGTGTCAGGGCACCATtattgaagatggatggagtgaAGGCGAGCACAgtgaggtagaggaggagaaccACGATGGAGGGGGAactaataatattaaaaaacaatttaCACTGGATTACAAAATCCCATTTGACAATCATGGCCTATCCCATTTGCTCAAGCATCAGCCAGATGGCTCCCTGCCTCTTGCCTCATCCCCAGATCCTCCATCTGTGACCCCTGAACTCCTCACCCTTCAACAGGAGTTAGACAGGGACCCGGATTCTCACATGCTGGCAGTATCCACCCGTGGCTGCATCCTCACACGCTGCCTCTTCAGGGACGGGAAGGGAGGTTTACATATGTCTAATTTTGGACAAGCACGGCTGGAGGAAAATGTTTTCCGTGGGCTGAACTACGCTGTCCGCTGCATCCAGAACTCCATA ATTGTAATGCTAAGAAACGAGGTGTGTGAGTGCCGAGCGTCAGGTGTTTTTCTGCGCCTCTCTGCTGAGGGCCTCATTGCAGAAAACAACATTCACTCCAATGGGGAAGCGGGGCTCGACATCCGAAAAGGGGCAAATCCCACTGTTGTG TGCAACAAAATACACAGTGGTTTACGTTCTGGGGTTGTTGTCCTTGGTAATGGAAAAGGAGCAATTCGGAGCAACCAGATCTATAACAACAAGGAGGCGGGTGTGTATATCCTCTTCAGCGGAAATCCTGTGGTGAG TGGGAATCACATCTTCCAAGGCCTGGCAGCAGGGATAGCTATAAATGAGAATGGCAGAGGGATTATTACAG agAATGTTATCAGAGAGAATCAGTGGGGGGGTGTGGACATCCGAAGAGGAGGCGACCCCATcttgaaaaacaactacatctGTTATGGCTACTCAGATGGCGTGGTGGTGGGGGAGAGAGGACGTGGAGTAATTGAGGGCAATCATGTCTACT GTAACAAAGGCTGCGGTGTGTGGGTTATGTCATCCAGCCTTCCTCAGCTCCTAGGAAACTACATCATCCATAACTGCATGTATGGGCTGGCAGTGTTCTGCAGAAAGGACCCGGAGAATATTGAGGCCAGGGAGGGGAACTGGGCCGGGCAGGAGGGGATTGGTGGAGATGGAATCAGTGGGGAACGAAGggaaggagaaggaagagagggGCAGGAGAACTTTAATGATGAAGGGGAATTGTTTGCTTGGGAGAGTGATCTGGACAGTGAGGATGAGCGCCACTCTGCTCGCCGTTCTATCAGTGTGGCCCTGGTGGAGAGCAACTGTATAAGCTACAACGGAG cAGTTGGCCTGTATGTAAAGAGCAGCGAGGCCCTGAATGTTTTTGCCAACCTCGTGAACAGTAACCATGGGCCTGGCATTGCTGTCCTGCAGAGCAGTCAGCTGACCCGACTTGTTGCAAACTGCATTCTTGAAAATGGTCGAGGCGGTGTTACAGTAGAGAAAGACTGCAGAGTGGAGCTACGTGGTAACGGCATCTATGGAAACAGTGGCCATGGTGTGAGTTTCTGTGGTAATGGGCAGATTGTGGAGAATGATGTGATTGGAAACCTTGGATATGGAATCCAAGTTTCTGGAAGTGTAGATATAAAG gTGTTGCGCAACCGTGTCCAACCAGCACAGGGCTGTGCTATCTCTGTGCTGGGACCTGTGAAAGGTGTAGTTCACGACAATCTGTTGTTCCAGGGACACCCTGGCAGCAAAAAAACACTGCTACATATGGATCTCTGcaatgagagctgtgttctGCGCAACAACAGCATTCAAGGGCATAATAACAG ACGCTATAATTGCTGCTTTTATAATACCTTTGCACTAAACTACACGAAGTGCAAGTGTAGTGCTGTACTGACGCAAATCTGCAGCTCCcctttttaa
- the LOC114440887 gene encoding growth-regulated alpha protein-like yields MSPILTILLLVLLTTHEGMSVGNPGDIQRCKCIQTQKKPIGRLIGMVQVYAVNSHCNVKEIIATLKKSGKKVCLDPEAPWVQKVLQRKKPKQTP; encoded by the exons ATGTCTCCCATACTCACTATCTTACTGCTTGTTTTGCTGACCACCCATGAAG gtaTGAGTGTGGGCAATCCAGGAGACATTCAGCGATGTAAATGCAtccaaacacagaaaaagcCCATTGGACGCCTCATAGGAATGGTGCAGGTGTATGCTGTGAATTCCCACTGCAATGTCAAGGAGATAAT TGCTACTCTGAAAAAGAGTGGGAAAAAAGTTTGTCTGGACCCTGAAGCTCCGTGGGTCCAAAAAGTGCTCCAAAGGAAAAAGCCTAA gCAGACACCTTGA
- the fbxo10 gene encoding F-box only protein 10 isoform X1 translates to MEVGSLPVELWRVILAYLPLPDLGRCCQVCRAWRELILSLDKTRWKQLCLRCPECRHPNWPSRPHMEPPSWREALKQHAIATRTWTQNGPELQSTACLIFFRRRKDRRVWHVGPGCEFETLRGALGVVGPYDRVVLHPGVYEEQAEVTLKVPVELVGLGRLGEVALLVCMEQQCPTARLCNLVFMPPWFSTVVYKTSWGHVQIDNCNFEGAQLQVRGPGTCQARFCSFSQGSSVQLLGVVLSLLDSCDFSGSDTASVTVEGPPVFEKNWACKHMAALARTFPSCGMSAHNSSPKGPQAGFTGGPQHLDAHLKKEHVSMEDWKRRTGVDAVCQGTIIEDGWSEGEHSEVEEENHDGGGTNNIKKQFTLDYKIPFDNHGLSHLLKHQPDGSLPLASSPDPPSVTPELLTLQQELDRDPDSHMLAVSTRGCILTRCLFRDGKGGLHMSNFGQARLEENVFRGLNYAVRCIQNSIIVMLRNEVCECRASGVFLRLSAEGLIAENNIHSNGEAGLDIRKGANPTVVCNKIHSGLRSGVVVLGNGKGAIRSNQIYNNKEAGVYILFSGNPVVSGNHIFQGLAAGIAINENGRGIITENVIRENQWGGVDIRRGGDPILKNNYICYGYSDGVVVGERGRGVIEGNHVYCNKGCGVWVMSSSLPQLLGNYIIHNCMYGLAVFCRKDPENIEAREGNWAGQEGIGGDGISGERREGEGREGQENFNDEGELFAWESDLDSEDERHSARRSISVALVESNCISYNGAVGLYVKSSEALNVFANLVNSNHGPGIAVLQSSQLTRLVANCILENGRGGVTVEKDCRVELRGNGIYGNSGHGVSFCGNGQIVENDVIGNLGYGIQVSGSVDIKVLRNRVQPAQGCAISVLGPVKGVVHDNLLFQGHPGSKKTLLHMDLCNESCVLRNNSIQGHNNSCTLAQPWVLKNPPPRPLASSSTGFSSSQYPSRLGISMTTRISATVESGCHNGSMFCTIL, encoded by the exons ATGGAGGTGGGCAGCCTCCCCGTGGAGCTGTGGAGGGTTATCTTAGCCTACCTTCCTCTGCCTGACCTGGGCCGCTGCTGCCAGGTGTGCCGTGCCTGGAGGGAGCTCATCCTCTCTCTTGACAAAACCCGCTGGAAGCAGCTCTGCCTGCGATGCCCTGAGTGCCGACATCCCAACTGGCCTAGTCGGCCCCATATGGAGCCCCCATCCTGGAGAGAAGCCCTGAAGCAGCACGCCATCGCCACCCGCACCTGGACTCAAAATGGGCCAGAGCTCCAGTCCACCGCCTGCCTCATCTTTTTCCGTCGTCGGAAAGACCGCAGAGTTTGGCATGTGGGGCCTGGGTGTGAGTTTGAGACCCTGCGTGGGGCCCTTGGGGTTGTGGGGCCATATGACCGTGTGGTTCTCCACCCAGGGGTGTATGAGGAGCAGGCTGAGGTGACGCTGAAGGTGCCTGTTGAGCTGGTTGGGCTCGGACGACTTGGTGAAGTGGCCCTCCTGGTATGTATGGAGCAGCAGTGCCCCACTGCCAGGCTCTGTAATCTGGTGTTCATGCCACCGTGGTTCTCCACTGTGGTGTACAAG ACATCCTGGGGTCATGTCCAAATAGATAACTGCAACTTTGAAGGAGCCCAGCTGCAGGTTCGCGGTCCAGGAACTTGCCAGGCTCGGTTTTGTTCCTTCTCACAGGGCAGCTCTGTCCAATTGTTGGGTGTCGTTCTCAGTTTATTAGACAGCTGTGACTTCTCAGGAAGTGACACAGCTTCAGTGACTGTGGAAGGTCCCCCGGTGTTCGAAAAAAACTGGGCTTGTAAACACATGGCTGCCCTGGCTAGAACGTTTCCCTCTTGTGGCATGTCTGCACATAACAGCTCTCCTAAAGGACCTCAGGCTGGTTTTACAGGTGGACCTCAACATCTGGATGCCCATTTGAAAAAGGAGCATGTGAGCATGGAGGACTGGAAGAGAAGGACAGGAGTAGATGCTGTGTGTCAGGGCACCATtattgaagatggatggagtgaAGGCGAGCACAgtgaggtagaggaggagaaccACGATGGAGGGGGAactaataatattaaaaaacaatttaCACTGGATTACAAAATCCCATTTGACAATCATGGCCTATCCCATTTGCTCAAGCATCAGCCAGATGGCTCCCTGCCTCTTGCCTCATCCCCAGATCCTCCATCTGTGACCCCTGAACTCCTCACCCTTCAACAGGAGTTAGACAGGGACCCGGATTCTCACATGCTGGCAGTATCCACCCGTGGCTGCATCCTCACACGCTGCCTCTTCAGGGACGGGAAGGGAGGTTTACATATGTCTAATTTTGGACAAGCACGGCTGGAGGAAAATGTTTTCCGTGGGCTGAACTACGCTGTCCGCTGCATCCAGAACTCCATA ATTGTAATGCTAAGAAACGAGGTGTGTGAGTGCCGAGCGTCAGGTGTTTTTCTGCGCCTCTCTGCTGAGGGCCTCATTGCAGAAAACAACATTCACTCCAATGGGGAAGCGGGGCTCGACATCCGAAAAGGGGCAAATCCCACTGTTGTG TGCAACAAAATACACAGTGGTTTACGTTCTGGGGTTGTTGTCCTTGGTAATGGAAAAGGAGCAATTCGGAGCAACCAGATCTATAACAACAAGGAGGCGGGTGTGTATATCCTCTTCAGCGGAAATCCTGTGGTGAG TGGGAATCACATCTTCCAAGGCCTGGCAGCAGGGATAGCTATAAATGAGAATGGCAGAGGGATTATTACAG agAATGTTATCAGAGAGAATCAGTGGGGGGGTGTGGACATCCGAAGAGGAGGCGACCCCATcttgaaaaacaactacatctGTTATGGCTACTCAGATGGCGTGGTGGTGGGGGAGAGAGGACGTGGAGTAATTGAGGGCAATCATGTCTACT GTAACAAAGGCTGCGGTGTGTGGGTTATGTCATCCAGCCTTCCTCAGCTCCTAGGAAACTACATCATCCATAACTGCATGTATGGGCTGGCAGTGTTCTGCAGAAAGGACCCGGAGAATATTGAGGCCAGGGAGGGGAACTGGGCCGGGCAGGAGGGGATTGGTGGAGATGGAATCAGTGGGGAACGAAGggaaggagaaggaagagagggGCAGGAGAACTTTAATGATGAAGGGGAATTGTTTGCTTGGGAGAGTGATCTGGACAGTGAGGATGAGCGCCACTCTGCTCGCCGTTCTATCAGTGTGGCCCTGGTGGAGAGCAACTGTATAAGCTACAACGGAG cAGTTGGCCTGTATGTAAAGAGCAGCGAGGCCCTGAATGTTTTTGCCAACCTCGTGAACAGTAACCATGGGCCTGGCATTGCTGTCCTGCAGAGCAGTCAGCTGACCCGACTTGTTGCAAACTGCATTCTTGAAAATGGTCGAGGCGGTGTTACAGTAGAGAAAGACTGCAGAGTGGAGCTACGTGGTAACGGCATCTATGGAAACAGTGGCCATGGTGTGAGTTTCTGTGGTAATGGGCAGATTGTGGAGAATGATGTGATTGGAAACCTTGGATATGGAATCCAAGTTTCTGGAAGTGTAGATATAAAG gTGTTGCGCAACCGTGTCCAACCAGCACAGGGCTGTGCTATCTCTGTGCTGGGACCTGTGAAAGGTGTAGTTCACGACAATCTGTTGTTCCAGGGACACCCTGGCAGCAAAAAAACACTGCTACATATGGATCTCTGcaatgagagctgtgttctGCGCAACAACAGCATTCAAGGGCATAATAACAG ctgtacATTGGCTCAACCTTGGGTTTTAAaaaatcctcctcctcgcccATTGGCCAGCTCCTCTACTGgcttttcctcctctcagtaTCCTTCAAGACTTGGAATTTCCATGACCACCAGGATCAGCGCTACTGTGGAAAGTGGTTGCCACAACGGCAGCATGTTCTGCACCATCCTGTGA
- the fbxo10 gene encoding F-box only protein 10 isoform X2, translated as MEVGSLPVELWRVILAYLPLPDLGRCCQVCRAWRELILSLDKTRWKQLCLRCPECRHPNWPSRPHMEPPSWREALKQHAIATRTWTQNGPELQSTACLIFFRRRKDRRVWHVGPGCEFETLRGALGVVGPYDRVVLHPGVYEEQAEVTLKVPVELVGLGRLGEVALLVCMEQQCPTARLCNLVFMPPWFSTVVYKTSWGHVQIDNCNFEGAQLQVRGPGTCQARFCSFSQGSSVQLLGVVLSLLDSCDFSGSDTASVTVEGPPVFEKNWACKHMAALARTFPSCGMSAHNSSPKGPQAGFTGGPQHLDAHLKKEHVSMEDWKRRTGVDAVCQGTIIEDGWSEGEHSEVEEENHDGGGTNNIKKQFTLDYKIPFDNHGLSHLLKHQPDGSLPLASSPDPPSVTPELLTLQQELDRDPDSHMLAVSTRGCILTRCLFRDGKGGLHMSNFGQARLEENVFRGLNYAVRCIQNSIIVMLRNEVCECRASGVFLRLSAEGLIAENNIHSNGEAGLDIRKGANPTVVCNKIHSGLRSGVVVLGNGKGAIRSNQIYNNKEAGVYILFSGNPVVSGNHIFQGLAAGIAINENGRGIITENVIRENQWGGVDIRRGGDPILKNNYICYGYSDGVVVGERGRGVIEGNHVYCNKGCGVWVMSSSLPQLLGNYIIHNCMYGLAVFCRKDPENIEAREGNWAGQEGIGGDGISGERREGEGREGQENFNDEGELFAWESDLDSEDERHSARRSISVALVESNCISYNGVGLYVKSSEALNVFANLVNSNHGPGIAVLQSSQLTRLVANCILENGRGGVTVEKDCRVELRGNGIYGNSGHGVSFCGNGQIVENDVIGNLGYGIQVSGSVDIKVLRNRVQPAQGCAISVLGPVKGVVHDNLLFQGHPGSKKTLLHMDLCNESCVLRNNSIQGHNNSCTLAQPWVLKNPPPRPLASSSTGFSSSQYPSRLGISMTTRISATVESGCHNGSMFCTIL; from the exons ATGGAGGTGGGCAGCCTCCCCGTGGAGCTGTGGAGGGTTATCTTAGCCTACCTTCCTCTGCCTGACCTGGGCCGCTGCTGCCAGGTGTGCCGTGCCTGGAGGGAGCTCATCCTCTCTCTTGACAAAACCCGCTGGAAGCAGCTCTGCCTGCGATGCCCTGAGTGCCGACATCCCAACTGGCCTAGTCGGCCCCATATGGAGCCCCCATCCTGGAGAGAAGCCCTGAAGCAGCACGCCATCGCCACCCGCACCTGGACTCAAAATGGGCCAGAGCTCCAGTCCACCGCCTGCCTCATCTTTTTCCGTCGTCGGAAAGACCGCAGAGTTTGGCATGTGGGGCCTGGGTGTGAGTTTGAGACCCTGCGTGGGGCCCTTGGGGTTGTGGGGCCATATGACCGTGTGGTTCTCCACCCAGGGGTGTATGAGGAGCAGGCTGAGGTGACGCTGAAGGTGCCTGTTGAGCTGGTTGGGCTCGGACGACTTGGTGAAGTGGCCCTCCTGGTATGTATGGAGCAGCAGTGCCCCACTGCCAGGCTCTGTAATCTGGTGTTCATGCCACCGTGGTTCTCCACTGTGGTGTACAAG ACATCCTGGGGTCATGTCCAAATAGATAACTGCAACTTTGAAGGAGCCCAGCTGCAGGTTCGCGGTCCAGGAACTTGCCAGGCTCGGTTTTGTTCCTTCTCACAGGGCAGCTCTGTCCAATTGTTGGGTGTCGTTCTCAGTTTATTAGACAGCTGTGACTTCTCAGGAAGTGACACAGCTTCAGTGACTGTGGAAGGTCCCCCGGTGTTCGAAAAAAACTGGGCTTGTAAACACATGGCTGCCCTGGCTAGAACGTTTCCCTCTTGTGGCATGTCTGCACATAACAGCTCTCCTAAAGGACCTCAGGCTGGTTTTACAGGTGGACCTCAACATCTGGATGCCCATTTGAAAAAGGAGCATGTGAGCATGGAGGACTGGAAGAGAAGGACAGGAGTAGATGCTGTGTGTCAGGGCACCATtattgaagatggatggagtgaAGGCGAGCACAgtgaggtagaggaggagaaccACGATGGAGGGGGAactaataatattaaaaaacaatttaCACTGGATTACAAAATCCCATTTGACAATCATGGCCTATCCCATTTGCTCAAGCATCAGCCAGATGGCTCCCTGCCTCTTGCCTCATCCCCAGATCCTCCATCTGTGACCCCTGAACTCCTCACCCTTCAACAGGAGTTAGACAGGGACCCGGATTCTCACATGCTGGCAGTATCCACCCGTGGCTGCATCCTCACACGCTGCCTCTTCAGGGACGGGAAGGGAGGTTTACATATGTCTAATTTTGGACAAGCACGGCTGGAGGAAAATGTTTTCCGTGGGCTGAACTACGCTGTCCGCTGCATCCAGAACTCCATA ATTGTAATGCTAAGAAACGAGGTGTGTGAGTGCCGAGCGTCAGGTGTTTTTCTGCGCCTCTCTGCTGAGGGCCTCATTGCAGAAAACAACATTCACTCCAATGGGGAAGCGGGGCTCGACATCCGAAAAGGGGCAAATCCCACTGTTGTG TGCAACAAAATACACAGTGGTTTACGTTCTGGGGTTGTTGTCCTTGGTAATGGAAAAGGAGCAATTCGGAGCAACCAGATCTATAACAACAAGGAGGCGGGTGTGTATATCCTCTTCAGCGGAAATCCTGTGGTGAG TGGGAATCACATCTTCCAAGGCCTGGCAGCAGGGATAGCTATAAATGAGAATGGCAGAGGGATTATTACAG agAATGTTATCAGAGAGAATCAGTGGGGGGGTGTGGACATCCGAAGAGGAGGCGACCCCATcttgaaaaacaactacatctGTTATGGCTACTCAGATGGCGTGGTGGTGGGGGAGAGAGGACGTGGAGTAATTGAGGGCAATCATGTCTACT GTAACAAAGGCTGCGGTGTGTGGGTTATGTCATCCAGCCTTCCTCAGCTCCTAGGAAACTACATCATCCATAACTGCATGTATGGGCTGGCAGTGTTCTGCAGAAAGGACCCGGAGAATATTGAGGCCAGGGAGGGGAACTGGGCCGGGCAGGAGGGGATTGGTGGAGATGGAATCAGTGGGGAACGAAGggaaggagaaggaagagagggGCAGGAGAACTTTAATGATGAAGGGGAATTGTTTGCTTGGGAGAGTGATCTGGACAGTGAGGATGAGCGCCACTCTGCTCGCCGTTCTATCAGTGTGGCCCTGGTGGAGAGCAACTGTATAAGCTACAACGGAG TTGGCCTGTATGTAAAGAGCAGCGAGGCCCTGAATGTTTTTGCCAACCTCGTGAACAGTAACCATGGGCCTGGCATTGCTGTCCTGCAGAGCAGTCAGCTGACCCGACTTGTTGCAAACTGCATTCTTGAAAATGGTCGAGGCGGTGTTACAGTAGAGAAAGACTGCAGAGTGGAGCTACGTGGTAACGGCATCTATGGAAACAGTGGCCATGGTGTGAGTTTCTGTGGTAATGGGCAGATTGTGGAGAATGATGTGATTGGAAACCTTGGATATGGAATCCAAGTTTCTGGAAGTGTAGATATAAAG gTGTTGCGCAACCGTGTCCAACCAGCACAGGGCTGTGCTATCTCTGTGCTGGGACCTGTGAAAGGTGTAGTTCACGACAATCTGTTGTTCCAGGGACACCCTGGCAGCAAAAAAACACTGCTACATATGGATCTCTGcaatgagagctgtgttctGCGCAACAACAGCATTCAAGGGCATAATAACAG ctgtacATTGGCTCAACCTTGGGTTTTAAaaaatcctcctcctcgcccATTGGCCAGCTCCTCTACTGgcttttcctcctctcagtaTCCTTCAAGACTTGGAATTTCCATGACCACCAGGATCAGCGCTACTGTGGAAAGTGGTTGCCACAACGGCAGCATGTTCTGCACCATCCTGTGA